A window from Cinclus cinclus chromosome 4, bCinCin1.1, whole genome shotgun sequence encodes these proteins:
- the ATXN7L1 gene encoding ataxin-7-like protein 1 isoform X2, whose product MRLNKEDMHLFGHYPAHDDFYLVVCNICNQVVKPQVFQSHCERRHSSMCKPSPSPASPACNSRTSLVQMKPKSCISGHNPVSSNSKPFKTPKDNLLTSSSKQHTVFPSKVSRDKPCVPVPVVSLEKIPNLVKADGANVKMNSATTTTITSSSASSSTIPAPTLVKSGLTSKSVPPSPEKILNGKGIVAPSIDKKHQNGTKNSNKPYKRLSEREFDPNKHCGVLDPETKKPCTRSLTCKTHSLNHRRAVPGRKKQFDILLAEHKARSREKEVAKDKEHPPSARESYQSQPTPAQDSLSGSSVNSGQESKVTSPAKSRPPNSVLPRPSSANSINSNSSSNHSGYVPELPLPSMGGDITSRLSSDEGEADGVEESEKLDCHFSGHHPRPLGFCSYGSRLMGRGYYVFDRRWDHFRFALNSMVEKHLNSQMWKKIPPAADSPMPSPAAHVSTPFPASVLQPFSNPSAVYIPSTPISSRITSSYIMTSAMLSNAAFVTTAETNSIMSHTTAFPHVAASLSIMDSTFKAPSAVSPVPAVIPPPSHKPSKTKTSKSSKVKDLSSRSDESSSNKKKKPQSSSSSSSSSSSLSLQTSSSSSFSGSHKKNCVLNPSSTLNSYQAASSYNSVSVHNTNNGTSPLSAKSEPSGRTSLSSSSTDSVKHMSMVVSSIDSSNLSVSSLVHHSGDHSLGAHNAVSSLPLSFDKSEGKKRKNSSSSSKACKITKMPGMNSVHRKSTANLISAVPDPTSSSISRQIGKNSSVALSQSSPSSTSNPVHNRQCF is encoded by the exons AACGAAGACACAGTTCAATGTGTAAaccttccccttctccagcttctccagcctgtAATTCCAGGACATCCCTAGTACAGATGAAACCGAAATCCTGTATCAGCGGCCATAACCCTGTCAGCAGCAACTCAAAGCCATTCAAAACGCCCAAAGACAATCTACTTACCTCCAGCAGCAAACAGCACACAGTCTTTCCTTCAAAAGTGTCACGGGATAAACCATG CGTTCCTGTTCCAGTAGTCAGTCTAGAGAAAATTCCTAACCTAGTGAAGGCAGATGGTGCCAATGTTAAAATGAATTCTGCAACCACTACCACCATCACTTCCTCCTCAGCTTCTTCATCCACCATACCTGCTCCAACTTTGGTTAAATCTGGTTTGACATCCAAGTCAGTGCCACCATCTCCAGAAAAGATTCTGAATGGCAAAGGAATTGTAGCTCCATCAATAGACAAGAAACACCAAAATGGCACTAAAAACAGTAACAAGCCTTACAAAAGACTTTCAG AAAGAGAATTTGACCCAAACAAGCACTGTGGAGTACTGGATCCTGAAACAAAGAAACCTTGCACAAGATCACTCACCTGCAAG ACTCATTCACTTAATCATCGACGAGCAGTTCCAGGCCGTAAAAAACAGTTTGACATCCTTCTAGCTGAACACAAAGCTCGATCCAGGGAAAAAGAAGTTGCAAAAGACAAAGAGCATCCACCATCTGCAAGGGAAAGCTATCAGAGCCAGCCCACACCAGCACAAGACTCTCTGTCAGGATCCTCAGTGAACTCTGGGCAAGAATCTAAAGTAACATCTCCTGCGAAATCTAGACCACCAAATTCTGTACTTCCAAG ACCTTCATCTGCAAATAGCATAAACAGCAACAGTTCTTCAAACCACAGTGGGTATGTACCAGAACTGCCACTGCCTTCCATGGGAGGAGATATCACAAGCAGATTGTCCAGTGATGAAGGAGAAGCGGATGGAGTTGAAGAATCTGAGAAATTAGACTGTCATTTTTCTGGACACCATCCCAGACCTCTTGGG ttctgtTCATATGGCAGTCGCCTAATGGGCAGAGGGTACTATGTCTTTGACAGAAGATGGGACCATTTTCGATTCGCACTGAACTCCATGGTAGAAAAACACTTGAACTCACAGATGTGGAA gaaaattcctcctgcagcagaCAGTCCCAtgccttctccagcagcacatGTCTCCACTCCTTTTCCAGCATCAGTCTTACAGCCCTTCAGCAACCCCAGTGCAGTGTATATTCCTTCAACACCTATCAGTTCAAGAATCACTTCTTCTTACATAATGACATCAGCCATGTTATCAAATGCAGCCTTTGTGACAACGGCAGAGACAAATTCCATTATGTCACACACCACAGCTTTTCCTCACGTGGCTGCAAGCCTAAGTATCATGGACTCAACTTTTAAGGCGCCATCAGCTGTGTCACCAGTGCCAGCAGTCatccctcccccatcccacaAGCcatccaaaacaaaaaccagcaaaTCCTCAAAAGTGAAAGACCTGTCATCTCGGAGTGATGAGTCTTCaagtaacaaaaagaaaaagccgCAGTCGTCATCTTCATCGTCGTCGTCATCATCCTCATTATCTTTGCAGACATCTTCCTCATCTTCATTTTCAGGGTCCCACAAAAAGAACTGTGTCCTGAACCCCAGTTCAACGTTGAACTCCTATCAGGCAGCATCCTCCTATAACAGTGTGTCTGTGCACAATACCAATAATGGAACAAGCCCACTCAGTGCCAAATCGGAGCCCTCAGGACGGACTTCATTGTCAAGTAGTTCAACAGACTCAGTGAAACACATGAGCATGGTAGTGAGCAGTATTGACTCTTCTAATCTGTCTGTATCTTCTCTCGTGCACCACTCCGGGGACCACTCCCTGGGAGCACATAATGCAGTGTCTTCTCTACCCCTTTCTTTTGacaaatcagaaggaaaaaaacgtAAAAACTCTAGTTCTAGTAGCAAAGCCTGTAAAATCACTAAAATGCCTGGTATGAATAGTGTTCATAGAAAGAGCACTGCCAACCTTATTTCTGCGGTGCCAGATCCTACAAGCAGCTCCATCTCTCGGCAG
- the ATXN7L1 gene encoding ataxin-7-like protein 1 isoform X4, whose protein sequence is MRLNKEDMHLFGHYPAHDDFYLVVCNICNQVVKPQVFQSHCERRHSSMCKPSPSPASPACNSRTSLVQMKPKSCISGHNPVSSNSKPFKTPKDNLLTSSSKQHTVFPSKVSRDKPCVPVPVVSLEKIPNLVKADGANVKMNSATTTTITSSSASSSTIPAPTLVKSGLTSKSVPPSPEKILNGKGIVAPSIDKKHQNGTKNSNKPYKRLSEREFDPNKHCGVLDPETKKPCTRSLTCKTHSLNHRRAVPGRKKQFDILLAEHKARSREKEVAKDKEHPPSARESYQSQPTPAQDSLSGSSVNSGQESKVTSPAKSRPPNSVLPRPSSANSINSNSSSNHSGYVPELPLPSMGGDITSRLSSDEGEADGVEESEKLDCHFSGHHPRPLGFCSYGSRLMGRGYYVFDRRWDHFRFALNSMVEKHLNSQMWKKIPPAADSPMPSPAAHVSTPFPASVLQPFSNPSAVYIPSTPISSRITSSYIMTSAMLSNAAFVTTAETNSIMSHTTAFPHVAASLSIMDSTFKAPSAVSPVPAVIPPPSHKPSKTKTSKSSKVKDLSSRSDESSSNKKKKPQSSSSSSSSSSSLSLQTSSSSSFSGSHKKNCVLNPSSTLNSYQAASSYNSVSVHNTNNGTSPLSAKSEPSGRTSLSSSSTDSVKHMSMVVSSIDSSNLSVSSLVHHSGDHSLGAHNAVSSLPLSFDKSEGKKRKNSSSSSKACKITKMPGMNSVHRKSTANLISAVPDPTSSSISRQIGKNSSVALSQSSPSSTSNPVHNRQTSNRTGRIRTLP, encoded by the exons AACGAAGACACAGTTCAATGTGTAAaccttccccttctccagcttctccagcctgtAATTCCAGGACATCCCTAGTACAGATGAAACCGAAATCCTGTATCAGCGGCCATAACCCTGTCAGCAGCAACTCAAAGCCATTCAAAACGCCCAAAGACAATCTACTTACCTCCAGCAGCAAACAGCACACAGTCTTTCCTTCAAAAGTGTCACGGGATAAACCATG CGTTCCTGTTCCAGTAGTCAGTCTAGAGAAAATTCCTAACCTAGTGAAGGCAGATGGTGCCAATGTTAAAATGAATTCTGCAACCACTACCACCATCACTTCCTCCTCAGCTTCTTCATCCACCATACCTGCTCCAACTTTGGTTAAATCTGGTTTGACATCCAAGTCAGTGCCACCATCTCCAGAAAAGATTCTGAATGGCAAAGGAATTGTAGCTCCATCAATAGACAAGAAACACCAAAATGGCACTAAAAACAGTAACAAGCCTTACAAAAGACTTTCAG AAAGAGAATTTGACCCAAACAAGCACTGTGGAGTACTGGATCCTGAAACAAAGAAACCTTGCACAAGATCACTCACCTGCAAG ACTCATTCACTTAATCATCGACGAGCAGTTCCAGGCCGTAAAAAACAGTTTGACATCCTTCTAGCTGAACACAAAGCTCGATCCAGGGAAAAAGAAGTTGCAAAAGACAAAGAGCATCCACCATCTGCAAGGGAAAGCTATCAGAGCCAGCCCACACCAGCACAAGACTCTCTGTCAGGATCCTCAGTGAACTCTGGGCAAGAATCTAAAGTAACATCTCCTGCGAAATCTAGACCACCAAATTCTGTACTTCCAAG ACCTTCATCTGCAAATAGCATAAACAGCAACAGTTCTTCAAACCACAGTGGGTATGTACCAGAACTGCCACTGCCTTCCATGGGAGGAGATATCACAAGCAGATTGTCCAGTGATGAAGGAGAAGCGGATGGAGTTGAAGAATCTGAGAAATTAGACTGTCATTTTTCTGGACACCATCCCAGACCTCTTGGG ttctgtTCATATGGCAGTCGCCTAATGGGCAGAGGGTACTATGTCTTTGACAGAAGATGGGACCATTTTCGATTCGCACTGAACTCCATGGTAGAAAAACACTTGAACTCACAGATGTGGAA gaaaattcctcctgcagcagaCAGTCCCAtgccttctccagcagcacatGTCTCCACTCCTTTTCCAGCATCAGTCTTACAGCCCTTCAGCAACCCCAGTGCAGTGTATATTCCTTCAACACCTATCAGTTCAAGAATCACTTCTTCTTACATAATGACATCAGCCATGTTATCAAATGCAGCCTTTGTGACAACGGCAGAGACAAATTCCATTATGTCACACACCACAGCTTTTCCTCACGTGGCTGCAAGCCTAAGTATCATGGACTCAACTTTTAAGGCGCCATCAGCTGTGTCACCAGTGCCAGCAGTCatccctcccccatcccacaAGCcatccaaaacaaaaaccagcaaaTCCTCAAAAGTGAAAGACCTGTCATCTCGGAGTGATGAGTCTTCaagtaacaaaaagaaaaagccgCAGTCGTCATCTTCATCGTCGTCGTCATCATCCTCATTATCTTTGCAGACATCTTCCTCATCTTCATTTTCAGGGTCCCACAAAAAGAACTGTGTCCTGAACCCCAGTTCAACGTTGAACTCCTATCAGGCAGCATCCTCCTATAACAGTGTGTCTGTGCACAATACCAATAATGGAACAAGCCCACTCAGTGCCAAATCGGAGCCCTCAGGACGGACTTCATTGTCAAGTAGTTCAACAGACTCAGTGAAACACATGAGCATGGTAGTGAGCAGTATTGACTCTTCTAATCTGTCTGTATCTTCTCTCGTGCACCACTCCGGGGACCACTCCCTGGGAGCACATAATGCAGTGTCTTCTCTACCCCTTTCTTTTGacaaatcagaaggaaaaaaacgtAAAAACTCTAGTTCTAGTAGCAAAGCCTGTAAAATCACTAAAATGCCTGGTATGAATAGTGTTCATAGAAAGAGCACTGCCAACCTTATTTCTGCGGTGCCAGATCCTACAAGCAGCTCCATCTCTCGGCAG
- the ATXN7L1 gene encoding ataxin-7-like protein 1 isoform X3: protein MCKPSPSPASPACNSRTSLVQMKPKSCISGHNPVSSNSKPFKTPKDNLLTSSSKQHTVFPSKVSRDKPCVPVPVVSLEKIPNLVKADGANVKMNSATTTTITSSSASSSTIPAPTLVKSGLTSKSVPPSPEKILNGKGIVAPSIDKKHQNGTKNSNKPYKRLSEREFDPNKHCGVLDPETKKPCTRSLTCKTHSLNHRRAVPGRKKQFDILLAEHKARSREKEVAKDKEHPPSARESYQSQPTPAQDSLSGSSVNSGQESKVTSPAKSRPPNSVLPRPSSANSINSNSSSNHSGYVPELPLPSMGGDITSRLSSDEGEADGVEESEKLDCHFSGHHPRPLGFCSYGSRLMGRGYYVFDRRWDHFRFALNSMVEKHLNSQMWKKIPPAADSPMPSPAAHVSTPFPASVLQPFSNPSAVYIPSTPISSRITSSYIMTSAMLSNAAFVTTAETNSIMSHTTAFPHVAASLSIMDSTFKAPSAVSPVPAVIPPPSHKPSKTKTSKSSKVKDLSSRSDESSSNKKKKPQSSSSSSSSSSSLSLQTSSSSSFSGSHKKNCVLNPSSTLNSYQAASSYNSVSVHNTNNGTSPLSAKSEPSGRTSLSSSSTDSVKHMSMVVSSIDSSNLSVSSLVHHSGDHSLGAHNAVSSLPLSFDKSEGKKRKNSSSSSKACKITKMPGMNSVHRKSTANLISAVPDPTSSSISRQIGKNSSVALSQSSPSSTSNPVHNRQKTSNRTGRIRTLP, encoded by the exons ATGTGTAAaccttccccttctccagcttctccagcctgtAATTCCAGGACATCCCTAGTACAGATGAAACCGAAATCCTGTATCAGCGGCCATAACCCTGTCAGCAGCAACTCAAAGCCATTCAAAACGCCCAAAGACAATCTACTTACCTCCAGCAGCAAACAGCACACAGTCTTTCCTTCAAAAGTGTCACGGGATAAACCATG CGTTCCTGTTCCAGTAGTCAGTCTAGAGAAAATTCCTAACCTAGTGAAGGCAGATGGTGCCAATGTTAAAATGAATTCTGCAACCACTACCACCATCACTTCCTCCTCAGCTTCTTCATCCACCATACCTGCTCCAACTTTGGTTAAATCTGGTTTGACATCCAAGTCAGTGCCACCATCTCCAGAAAAGATTCTGAATGGCAAAGGAATTGTAGCTCCATCAATAGACAAGAAACACCAAAATGGCACTAAAAACAGTAACAAGCCTTACAAAAGACTTTCAG AAAGAGAATTTGACCCAAACAAGCACTGTGGAGTACTGGATCCTGAAACAAAGAAACCTTGCACAAGATCACTCACCTGCAAG ACTCATTCACTTAATCATCGACGAGCAGTTCCAGGCCGTAAAAAACAGTTTGACATCCTTCTAGCTGAACACAAAGCTCGATCCAGGGAAAAAGAAGTTGCAAAAGACAAAGAGCATCCACCATCTGCAAGGGAAAGCTATCAGAGCCAGCCCACACCAGCACAAGACTCTCTGTCAGGATCCTCAGTGAACTCTGGGCAAGAATCTAAAGTAACATCTCCTGCGAAATCTAGACCACCAAATTCTGTACTTCCAAG ACCTTCATCTGCAAATAGCATAAACAGCAACAGTTCTTCAAACCACAGTGGGTATGTACCAGAACTGCCACTGCCTTCCATGGGAGGAGATATCACAAGCAGATTGTCCAGTGATGAAGGAGAAGCGGATGGAGTTGAAGAATCTGAGAAATTAGACTGTCATTTTTCTGGACACCATCCCAGACCTCTTGGG ttctgtTCATATGGCAGTCGCCTAATGGGCAGAGGGTACTATGTCTTTGACAGAAGATGGGACCATTTTCGATTCGCACTGAACTCCATGGTAGAAAAACACTTGAACTCACAGATGTGGAA gaaaattcctcctgcagcagaCAGTCCCAtgccttctccagcagcacatGTCTCCACTCCTTTTCCAGCATCAGTCTTACAGCCCTTCAGCAACCCCAGTGCAGTGTATATTCCTTCAACACCTATCAGTTCAAGAATCACTTCTTCTTACATAATGACATCAGCCATGTTATCAAATGCAGCCTTTGTGACAACGGCAGAGACAAATTCCATTATGTCACACACCACAGCTTTTCCTCACGTGGCTGCAAGCCTAAGTATCATGGACTCAACTTTTAAGGCGCCATCAGCTGTGTCACCAGTGCCAGCAGTCatccctcccccatcccacaAGCcatccaaaacaaaaaccagcaaaTCCTCAAAAGTGAAAGACCTGTCATCTCGGAGTGATGAGTCTTCaagtaacaaaaagaaaaagccgCAGTCGTCATCTTCATCGTCGTCGTCATCATCCTCATTATCTTTGCAGACATCTTCCTCATCTTCATTTTCAGGGTCCCACAAAAAGAACTGTGTCCTGAACCCCAGTTCAACGTTGAACTCCTATCAGGCAGCATCCTCCTATAACAGTGTGTCTGTGCACAATACCAATAATGGAACAAGCCCACTCAGTGCCAAATCGGAGCCCTCAGGACGGACTTCATTGTCAAGTAGTTCAACAGACTCAGTGAAACACATGAGCATGGTAGTGAGCAGTATTGACTCTTCTAATCTGTCTGTATCTTCTCTCGTGCACCACTCCGGGGACCACTCCCTGGGAGCACATAATGCAGTGTCTTCTCTACCCCTTTCTTTTGacaaatcagaaggaaaaaaacgtAAAAACTCTAGTTCTAGTAGCAAAGCCTGTAAAATCACTAAAATGCCTGGTATGAATAGTGTTCATAGAAAGAGCACTGCCAACCTTATTTCTGCGGTGCCAGATCCTACAAGCAGCTCCATCTCTCGGCAG